From one Treponema denticola genomic stretch:
- a CDS encoding GIY-YIG nuclease family protein translates to MIVKAIELRNKENLQKIKKVPGYYKWWAKRTELDIILTELNVKFDDIKSSIETKSGMFCIYVGIAVKESIRDRLNWHVNDKHTESSVKYGTLSTLRQSIASILVHNQYDKEATDNFIDKLEVEYFFNDNPIKSSDAKNELTDIEKQLLQEHLRVLNIRDNNHPCAKEIKKELKRLRKISKNTAIA, encoded by the coding sequence ATGATAGTAAAAGCGATAGAATTAAGAAATAAAGAAAATTTACAAAAGATAAAAAAAGTACCGGGATATTATAAATGGTGGGCAAAACGAACTGAATTGGATATTATCTTAACCGAACTTAATGTCAAGTTTGATGATATAAAATCCTCAATTGAAACAAAGTCGGGAATGTTTTGTATATATGTCGGTATTGCCGTAAAAGAATCTATTAGAGATAGATTAAATTGGCATGTCAATGACAAACATACGGAAAGCAGTGTAAAATATGGAACATTATCAACTCTTAGACAAAGTATAGCCAGTATACTTGTGCATAATCAGTATGATAAAGAAGCTACGGATAATTTTATTGATAAATTGGAAGTGGAATATTTTTTTAATGATAATCCGATAAAATCTAGTGATGCAAAAAATGAGTTGACCGATATTGAAAAGCAGTTATTACAAGAACATTTGAGAGTTTTAAATATTAGGGATAATAATCATCCTTGCGCAAAAGAAATAAAAAAAGAATTAAAACGGCTTAGAAAAATAAGTAAAAATACGGCTATAGCTTGA
- a CDS encoding zinc ribbon domain-containing protein encodes MMLTKLLVKCYKYLMEIFAWAFLIIAGIIGGTRGYDYANKIIGNDEFLYSFLGAIKFIVIAFLIEAAIIPFFVIVFKIYDILCENLPAKGKTESLTLVERINNTERSNNIKINKDETPMVSCSSCGENMKVSDRVCPKCGSKNELFGVQL; translated from the coding sequence ATGATGCTTACAAAACTGCTTGTAAAATGTTATAAATATTTGATGGAAATTTTTGCATGGGCTTTTTTGATAATTGCGGGTATTATAGGAGGTACACGCGGTTATGACTATGCAAATAAAATCATCGGCAATGACGAGTTTTTATATAGTTTTTTAGGTGCCATTAAATTTATTGTGATTGCCTTTTTAATAGAAGCTGCAATAATACCTTTTTTTGTGATAGTGTTTAAAATATATGACATATTATGCGAAAATTTACCTGCAAAAGGAAAAACCGAATCTCTTACTCTGGTAGAAAGAATAAATAATACGGAGAGAAGCAATAATATAAAAATAAACAAAGATGAAACTCCAATGGTGTCTTGCTCTTCTTGCGGTGAAAATATGAAAGTGTCTGATAGAGTCTGTCCAAAATGCGGTAGTAAAAATGAGTTATTCGGGGTCCAATTATAG
- a CDS encoding DUF6884 domain-containing protein translates to MSKIIGLIACSSTKLGKDSPAEKYLAKDIYKGHTFILSKEEGFKKYKCEEWHILSGKYGLLDKDEHISYYNLYLGKQSAEYKKKWAEDVLNKLKSKYDLKNDIFYIFGGKSYYEHLMPHLNCVVFRYKNSNCIDLDKKNEYRNEKPHDSKSDRIKK, encoded by the coding sequence ATGAGTAAAATAATTGGGTTAATTGCTTGCAGCAGTACTAAATTAGGAAAAGACAGCCCTGCCGAAAAATATTTGGCTAAAGATATATATAAAGGGCACACCTTTATATTATCAAAAGAAGAAGGATTTAAAAAATACAAGTGTGAAGAATGGCATATTCTATCCGGAAAATACGGACTATTAGATAAAGACGAACATATCTCATATTATAATCTTTATTTGGGAAAACAATCGGCAGAATATAAAAAGAAATGGGCGGAAGATGTGTTGAATAAATTAAAGTCAAAGTATGATTTAAAAAACGATATATTCTATATTTTTGGCGGTAAATCATACTATGAGCATTTAATGCCTCATTTAAACTGTGTTGTTTTTAGGTATAAAAATAGTAATTGTATTGATTTGGATAAAAAAAACGAATATAGGAACGAAAAGCCTCATGATAGTAAAAGCGATAGAATTAAGAAATAA